AAGGCGGGCGGGCGGGTCTTTTCCGACGCCCTGTCCGAACCCGGCGGCCCGGCCCCGACCTATCTCGAGATGATGCGCCACAACGCCCGGGAATTCGCGGCGGCGCTGGCGGGGTGAGCCGGCCGGCTCAGCGCAGCTCCAGCATCAGGCTGCGGAAGCGCTTGCCGTCCTTCGACTCCTCGCACGGCTTGCCGTCGGAGCCGAGCGCCTCGCCGTCGTCGCTCAGGACCTGGACCCGGTCGCCGGCCGGGCCGACCAGCAGCCCCTCGGGCTGGAAATCCGGGATCGTCGCGAAGGCCGCGGCGGCGCCCTCCACCCGCACCGGCTTCGACCCCGGGTCGCCCGACCAGCGGTAGAGGTCGAACGGCTCACCCCCGCCCCCGGCGCCGCCGGCGAGGATCAGGTAGGCTTTCGCCTCGGGCGCGTAGGCGAGGTCGCGGATGCCGCGGCCCTTCAGGTCGAGGGCGACCGGGGCCCCGAGGCGCGGGGCGCCGCCGGCGATCGCCTCGGCCGGATTCTCGAGCGGCACCAGGAGCGCGTTCGCGTCGATGTCGAGGGGGTTGCGCAGGCCGAGCCAGAGGGACTTGCCGTCCGGACGCGGCGCCAGGCCCTCGATGTTGAAGCCCTTGCGCTTGGGGTCGAGGTCGTCGCGGGCCGGCACGGCGAGCCCGATCCGGTCCGCGAGGAGCGGCGACAGGGCGGCGAGGGCCTGCGGCAGGCTCCGGACCGCGCCGCCCTTCGGCGTCAGGACCGGCTCTCCGCCGGCCTCCGCCACCGTCACGGCGGCCAGCCGCCCGCGGCCGGGGCTCTGCTTGCCGCCGTGCCGGCGGCTGTGCGAGCCGAGCACGTAGAGGTCGGGGCCGAGCCAGGTCGCGGATTCGAGGTCGGGCTTGCCGTCCTTGTCGCCGAGGCCGAGCTGGGGCCCGAGGTCGGCGCCGCCGAGCGGCAGCGCCTCGCCGCTCGCGCCGGCCCGGTAGAGCCGCACCACGCTCGATTCGTCGTCGACCACCAGGAACCGGTCGCCGACGCTGCCGCGCGGGTAGAGCACCGCGCCGGAGGCCTCGCACATCCCGCGATGCTCCAGCAGCGGGCCGACCGTCACCGGCTCTGCCGACGCGGCGGAGGCGAGGACCGATGCGGCGAGGGCTGCGAGGAGCGGGAGGGCACGGGGCATGGGAGGTCTCTCGGAGCCGGTTGGTGACCGAGGCCGGTCGATTGTGCGCTCGCATCGACGCTTCTGCGCGTCGGTCCGGGCTCCGCTGCGCGGCCCCGGGTGGATCCCGAGGGCGTCAGGACTGGAGCGCGGGAAGAACCGGCTCTCGTGCGGAAAGCTTT
The sequence above is drawn from the Methylobacterium terrae genome and encodes:
- a CDS encoding DUF3616 domain-containing protein — protein: MPRALPLLAALAASVLASAASAEPVTVGPLLEHRGMCEASGAVLYPRGSVGDRFLVVDDESSVVRLYRAGASGEALPLGGADLGPQLGLGDKDGKPDLESATWLGPDLYVLGSHSRRHGGKQSPGRGRLAAVTVAEAGGEPVLTPKGGAVRSLPQALAALSPLLADRIGLAVPARDDLDPKRKGFNIEGLAPRPDGKSLWLGLRNPLDIDANALLVPLENPAEAIAGGAPRLGAPVALDLKGRGIRDLAYAPEAKAYLILAGGAGGGGEPFDLYRWSGDPGSKPVRVEGAAAAFATIPDFQPEGLLVGPAGDRVQVLSDDGEALGSDGKPCEESKDGKRFRSLMLELR